The following proteins are encoded in a genomic region of Hydra vulgaris chromosome 05, alternate assembly HydraT2T_AEP:
- the LOC136080204 gene encoding protein GVQW3-like, whose product MSNFVEQRSAIKFCLRNDISAAKTYRMLQKAFGEETMSQKNVYKWYKDFKEGRERVDDLERSGQPSTSIDDRHINKIKELVLANCRLTIRDLVDMVGISFGSVQAILKDHLGLRRLKSRLVPKFLNFFEKERRVKTCEAMLSDYQDVYKQIITGDETWVYAYDPETTNQSSKYREKGEPRPKQPTSKSLKNQGHVDCFL is encoded by the coding sequence ATGTCTAATTTTGTTGAGCAAAGAAgtgctattaaattttgtttgcggaATGATATTTCTGCTGCTAAAACGTATCGAATGTTGCAAAAGGCCTTCGGTGAAGAGACTAtgtctcaaaaaaatgtttacaagtggtACAAAGACTTCAAAGAAGGCCGAGAACGTGTTGATGACTTGGAACGCTCCGGACAACCATCGACTTCGATTGATGATCGCcacatcaacaaaatcaaagaattgGTGCTTGCAAATTGTCGGTTAACCATTCGAGACCTTGTTGACATGGTTGGAATATCATTTGGGTCGGTGCAAGCGATTTTGAAGGATCATTTGGGCCTCAGAAGACTCAAATCACGTTTGGTGCCgaaatttctcaatttctttgaaaaagagcGTCGCGTTAAAACGTGTGAAGCAATGCTTTCTGACTATCAAGACgtctacaaacaaattattactggCGATGAGACTTGGGTCTACGCATACGACCCTGAAACAACCAACCAATCGAGTAAATACCGTGAAAAAGGCGAGCCGAGACCGAAGCAACCAACGTCAAAGTCGCTCAAAAATCAAGGGCATGTTGActgttttctttga